One region of Trinickia violacea genomic DNA includes:
- a CDS encoding RNA polymerase sigma factor FliA, giving the protein MYNAQGKMSQEDVLTQYAPLVRRLGLQLVAKMPASVDLDDLIQAGMIGLLDAAGRYKEDQGAQFETYASQRIRGAMLDELRSNDWLPRSLRKTSREVEFAVHQVEQQLGRSASETEIAEQLKMPLDAYQSMLQDLHGSQLIYYEDFDRSADDEPFLDRYCVDHSDPLSALLDESLRSALIEAIERLPEREKLLMSLYYERGMNLREIGAVMEVSESRVCQLHSQAVARLRTRLREMAWAGVEN; this is encoded by the coding sequence ATGTACAACGCTCAAGGCAAGATGTCCCAGGAGGACGTGCTGACGCAGTACGCACCGCTCGTGCGTCGGCTCGGCTTGCAGCTCGTCGCGAAGATGCCGGCGAGCGTGGACCTGGACGATTTGATCCAAGCCGGGATGATTGGTCTTCTCGACGCGGCGGGCCGCTACAAGGAAGACCAGGGCGCGCAGTTCGAGACCTACGCGAGCCAGCGTATTCGCGGCGCGATGCTCGACGAACTGCGCAGCAACGACTGGCTGCCGCGCAGCTTGCGCAAGACGTCGCGCGAGGTGGAGTTCGCGGTGCATCAGGTCGAGCAGCAACTGGGCCGCTCGGCGAGCGAGACGGAAATCGCCGAGCAGCTCAAGATGCCGCTCGACGCGTATCAGTCGATGCTGCAGGACTTGCACGGCAGCCAGCTCATCTACTACGAAGACTTCGACCGTTCCGCCGACGACGAGCCGTTCCTCGACCGCTACTGCGTCGATCATTCCGATCCGCTGTCGGCGCTGCTCGACGAGAGCCTGCGCAGCGCGCTGATCGAGGCGATCGAGCGTCTGCCGGAACGCGAGAAGCTTTTGATGTCGCTCTACTATGAGCGCGGCATGAACCTGCGCGAAATCGGCGCGGTGATGGAAGTCAGCGAATCGCGGGTGTGTCAGTTGCACAGCCAAGCCGTGGCACGTCTGCGCACGCGGTTGCGCGAGATGGCGTGGGCGGGCGTCGAAAACTGA
- a CDS encoding flagella synthesis protein FlgN, with product MKDALLATVIDEHATVEAFASLLAYEEKALTAASPLEVLPSIIDKKTELTEQLASLEKSRDAQLRDLGLPPGWKGMELAAAQDARLAEHWKLLQAVVQRARRANTNNGLMIRVRMNYNQSALAILRGAASKASVYGPDGRMAGV from the coding sequence ATGAAAGATGCCCTGCTTGCCACTGTGATCGACGAACACGCGACGGTCGAGGCGTTCGCCTCGCTGCTCGCCTACGAAGAGAAGGCGCTCACGGCCGCCTCGCCGCTCGAGGTGCTGCCTTCGATCATCGATAAGAAAACCGAGCTGACCGAGCAGCTCGCGTCGCTCGAAAAATCGCGCGACGCGCAGTTGCGCGACCTCGGCTTGCCGCCGGGCTGGAAGGGCATGGAGCTCGCGGCCGCTCAAGACGCGCGCCTCGCCGAGCATTGGAAACTCTTGCAGGCAGTGGTGCAGCGCGCACGGCGCGCGAACACCAACAACGGCCTCATGATCCGCGTGCGCATGAACTACAACCAGAGCGCGCTCGCGATCCTGCGCGGGGCGGCCAGCAAAGCCTCCGTGTACGGCCCGGACGGGCGGATGGCGGGCGTCTAA